In the Equus przewalskii isolate Varuska chromosome 18, EquPr2, whole genome shotgun sequence genome, ACTTGAAAGTATACTGCCACAAACTAAGGATGTATATTACAAACTCTACAGCAACCACTAAAAGTTATTGCTAATaagcaagaaatgaaataaaagggattcataatttaaaaaaaaattaactcaaaagaaggcagaaaacaggaaaagagagcaaagaatagatgggaaaaataaaaaacagcaagaTGGTGGATGTAAATCTAATCTTGTCAACACAATAATCACATAAAATGCAATTGCTGTAAACAGTAAAAGGCAGAAATCAGACTGAAAGAAAGCAAGGCCCCACTGCCACCTATAAGAAAGTCACTTTGAAGATAAAGacacaaatgggaaaagaaaagcaaggaacaGGATTTGCCCATGCTAACACAAATcgaaagaaagctggggtagttCTATTAATATCAGAAAGAGATTTTAGAGCAAAtaatattaccagggataaaaaaaaaataaatttcataatgataaaggaaccAAGTCATCGAGAGGTCATAACAATTCTAAAGGTTTATGCTttgaaatacatgaagcaaaaactaatagactgcaagaaaaaatgaacaaatacacaATTAGAGACACCAACACCCCTCTCTCAATAATGAAtagaaagaacagacaaaaatcagtaaggatacatAAGACCCGAATAACACAATCAACGAAATCGTCCTAACTGAATGTATAACAACTCTCCACCCAACCACAGCAGAATACAGACTCTTctcaaatgcatatggaacaCTGACCAAGACAGACTgtattctggaccataaaacaagtctcaagaaatttAGAAGGATTCAAATCATATAAATCCTACAAAGTATAGTCTTTGACCATAatgaaattaacttaaaatttaagaaaaataaagatatctagaaaatctccaaatatttggaaactataacatacttctaaatagcTCATGGGTTAAAGagaccaaaaggaaaattacaaagaattttgaactaaatgaaaatgaaaacacaacacataAAAATTTGTGGAAGGTAGCTAAAAGCAGAGCTTAGGAGGAAATTTATAACTTTTAGTtccaatattagaaaagaaaaaagtttcaaatcAATGGTGtcagcttctaccttaagaaactagaaataggaaaggaaatgaaactcaAGCAGCAgagaataataaagatcagagtgaaaatcaatggaacagaaaacagaaaaaatagagaaaatcatcGGAACCAAaagatggttctttgagaagacaaataaaagtgattaaCCTCTAGCCAAAtctattagtttgctagggctccCGTGATAAAGGACCACAAATTGAGTGACTCAAACAACAAAAAcgtattgtttcacagttctggaggctagaagtctgcgATCGTGGTGTCtgcaggctgggagggaagggTCTGtgaggcccctctccttggcttgtagatgaaGATTgtttccctgtgtctcttcacattgtTTTCTCTCTATGCTTGTCTGtctctaaatttcccctttttcgAAGGACTCCAATcacattggattaagggcccCCAATCCAGTATGACTCAATGAACCACATCTGCAACAGCCCTATTttcaaatgaggtcacattctgacgtactggggttaggatttcagttTGGAGGCATACCATTCAACCCACAACACCAGACTAATCAGGAAAAAACTAAGAGCCAAATTACCAACATTATGAATGAGATATCCTACAGAAaccaaaagaataagaaaggaatattatgaacaactttaagccaacaaatttgacaaaacaGATGATATagatcaattccttgaaagacacaactTACCCAGAGCTCACGCAAGAAGAAACGGATAATCTAAATAGGTCTGTATTTAATAAGACATTAAGTTTGTAGTTAAAtctcttctcacaaagaaaactccttGTTCAGAGAGCTTTCACAGGCAAATTCAACCCAACATTTATGGAAGAAACAAtatcaattctacacaaactgttccagaaaactAAGGAGGAGAGAACGCTTCCCAATTCCTCCTATGAGGCCAGCACAATctgataacaaaataaaaaaaaaaaaatttcaaaaaatgaaaaagagaacagtAATTTTTAGGAACATGGATGTAAGCCTTCTTAACAAAATTTCAGCAAATCAAACCcactaatatataaaaaggattacgCATCATAACCAAGTGAGGTTTGTCCCAGAAATGCAGGGCTGGGTTaagatttgaaaatcaatcaatgtaaatTCACCATTgatcagacagaaaaagaaaaaccatatgatcgtCTCAACAGTtcaagagaaagcatttgataaacgTTGACATTCACTCCTGATAAAATCTTAGCAAATTAGGACTAGAAGAGGATATCGTCAACCTGACGAAGCTGGTAggatgagagatggagaggactgGGTTTGCCTGCTCTAAAATTCTAACATTCTAACCAGCTTGGCCTAATAGGGTATGGGGGGTGACAAATGTCCTCTACAAAATCACATAAAAATGACTTTCAATATGAGCATgataaataaaaaccaattttCTCCCACAAAACATCTTCCTGCAAAATTCGAGTGTTTTATGCACATAATGTTCAGCAATTACAGAACTTTTGGAAATGTTAGACATATCCATACAGCCTGGCATCTGCTCTACATAGGACAATTCCCGAAGTCAAGCAGTATCCCATCTCCTCTTAACATCCCTCCCCCCAATTCTGACCACTTGATAGTCATCATTTTGATTGTTATTCAAAATGCCTTTTTAGCTTTACCCTAATTTATAAACACATATGACTGGTTCATCCTCCTGTACACTGAGTACTTATTATCTGGCTTAATCCATTTGTGGTTAcctgtttggggttttttaaaaacaggaaatagcttataaataatttatatcatttactgagcatccaaTATGCAGTTTCCTTTAGTCTCCACACCATTCTTTGCTGTAGGTAGTATTACCCCTATTTTAAAAccgaggaagctgaggctcacagAAGTTAAGGAGCCGCCTGGTCTCAGCTGGTTCTCAGCAGAACTAAGATTCGATACCAGGTTTGGCTGAATTCAAAAGCTACACTCTCTACATTCAACAGTTGCCTTTGTCTTCCTGACTGTTTTCTCTTTGGGTTGTTCCCTGTGACCCCAGAGACATGGGACCTCGTTCTCCTCCAAATCACTGTTGTGGACACGCATGGCCTGTCTGTCTGCTCAAGGTGATCCATTCCTCGAAAGTTGGAAATAAAACTTATAGTTCACCTGCAAGTAAAGACCTTGGCCAACGGAttaaaacttttccattttttaaaatcaacccTTATTACATGAGGATTCAACATTATAAGAGCACATTATAAGAATCCTTGAAGGCAATTTGTTGTTAAAATCATGCTGTGGCATTCAAAACTTTACGTGCACAGTAAGTTTTCCTTAGAAATGCTATTCACTTACACTGACAGCATTAATATCCGACACGTGTCCAGTGAAAGACTGTCTACACATTCCATCTCGAATATCCCATAACTTGGAAGAGGCGTCACAAGCACCAGAAACAAAAGTCCTCATGTCGGGACTCAGGGAAAGACTCATCACATCTCCAGAATGCCCAGTGAACATGGTGGTCTGCTGGGCAGTTTCGATGTCCCATAAAGCACTACAATCAAAAGTacataaaaatcattaatgaCTAGTATCTCTTCTTACGTTAGTTCCTACGCCCACCCTCATCCCCAAAATTAGTGTTCTTCTGGGGTAAACTTACCAAGTTGTATCTCCTGAACTTGTAACAATTTGGCTGTCATCTAAAAAACGGCAGCAGGACAAGTAGCCTACAGCACAGAGAGTGACAAATTTTAGGTTCTCATTGACTGAATAACTCTATCACATGaaacatatatttcatatatatatatatatatacacacactataaatatatataatacatatttttaaaatataatacctGGACAAGTGTGTTAGTAAACTCtatagttctacttttaattacTTCAAACTCTATGCTGTCTGCAGCtaaattttatgaataataaacTCTCCCTTAGGTATCTACTAGGTCAATGATACCGTGTTGGGCACTCAAAGTTACAAAGGAGTAAGACGCAGTCTCTTCCATCTACTACAATTACCTGAGAGAGACACTCCTTTATGCAAGTATCTATAATCTATGGCAGAAGGGGGTAAGTACCTTGgagaaatactttaaaagtaCTGTGAGAAATCAGAAGAACAAATTCAGTGAAGCCTTCATGAAAAAGGTGGCATCTGACTATGGTTGGAAAtatggaaatggaaggaaaatgccATTATAGAGATTTTTGTAAAAGGCACGGTCAAATAGTACTGCCAAGGATtcaaagaggcagagaggcagaaaCCTGAAAATAAATTCCTAATTAACACCGCTAACCAAATATTATCCTATTGACCCACGGTGCGCACACTGGCAAAGAGAGCAGTGCACTATCACACAGGGAAAATACTTCATAAAGGCATCTTAATACATACTTTCAATTACATAGTATAGCAGATGCCAAAATCCCATAATCGTTACATGGTTACAgagtatatagaaaattctatttgctttctttttgtatttttcattaccattttaattttttgcaataAATTTGTCATCtttgcaaaaataatattttctaaacaaaaacagaattatagtcattatttatataattataaaaagttAATGTTTCCCTGATTCATAGTCATTTCTACTCTCACTTGGTTAACACTCATCCATTTGCCAGCTGAGCACAATTCGTCACTCGTTCTCCTTGATCAGCTCATTCTTCAGAAGTCAGGTTTGGTGGGAAAGCATAGTATTTAGTGAGGCTCACCTGTGTGACCTGGTAACTCTCGGCTCACTCTCACATTTCCCTCTCTGGTTTTTAAGTTATATATGGAGCAGATGTTGTCCAGCCCTCCGCAAGCAACGTAATTGCCAGAGGGAGCATAGGCACAGGTCATCACCCAGGAGGATCGCAAAGGAATAGCATGCATCTGTAAACAAATACAATGCACAAAACTATTACTAAGGAAAGGTTACAAAAACAGTCACTAAGTTTTCAAATCTATTTACAATGAAGCAAATATTACTAAAAAGCAAATGCATCTAAGAAAACAagccaaataaaataaagaatgtaatGGTTTGAGAAAgtgaacaatgaaaaaaaaatactaatgcaCACTaaaatgtctattattttttctgtattattatCAAATCATTTGGATTTAAAGTGCTCTCTtcagaaattattcttttaagaGAAGCAAGGACACAGGACGTTTCAATGCTGATATAGGCATTcgaaatattaagtggaaaatgttaaagataaagaatttaggggctggcctggtggcacagcagttaagttcacatgctctgctttggcagccctgggttcgctggttcagatcccaggtgcagacctatggactacttgtcaagccatgctgtggcaggtatcccacatataaaatagaggaagatgggagtggatgttagctcagggccaatcttcctcagcaaaaagaggaggattggtggtatatgttagctcagggctaatcttcctcaaaaaaaaaaaaaaagaatttagtaaaattctgtttttgtaGTAGCACTCAAAAGAGGAATTTCCTCCAACATAACACTGAACAATACAAGCACTAGAGTCAATTAAATCAGTTTCTCCATGGAGAGAGAGCACCTCCTTCTACTAACAGGGCACATACTCTGAGTTCAAATTCAAACAATGGTAACAGTTTGCACTGATCTACTCACACCACTGTCAGGTGCCTTGTTACCCCACAGTGATCATCTGCAGGTCAGGTGGCAAAACTTAAGGTGTATGTGAATAGCGAGGCTAAAAGGTCCATGGAGAGAATCAACACACTGCGTGATGACTACTGTGCTCTCACTTAATCTAAAATGCtacttctaaaatgcaaatttttttttgttttaggaaaatataGTGGAAAGACACACGCTTAATGCCAATTAATACAGACCAACTGTGATATTACAAATCTGTCTCAGCTAGCTTTAAAATCTCAACCAGGCTTAAGTTATTGCTCACTTCATAAACTAACAGAGCTGAGGGAAAGAATTGGACAGCAAACCAAATAAAAGGTTATTGAAGAGAATGATTAAGAAATTCTACCTTATTTGTTGTATAGCTATCCCAAATAATTAATTTTCCATCTTGGGAAGCACTGACTAGTAGCCTGGAGGAACAAACACAAAAGTAATTTGACACTTGGAGAAAAAAAGTAGTACAAATTAGTTATGCATTCATTAACGTACAAcagttcagaaagaaaaagaaaatctaattaaaaacttGATACCAGAAAATACTctcccaactttaaaaaaatttattctgcaTGCCAAAAATTTTCAACATAACATACAATTTAACAAAATTTCAGCATTTCACTAAAAATGTCTCTGGTTATGATTCAACTTTTTCATGGTGACAACATTCTAGTTCTTATTCAAGATTCTGGCAGATATTGGCTGACTGGTTTAGTATTCACTGACTTAAATTTAATGACAATAGAGTACATCTAAGCCTAACAACTATATTTTATTCAACCTAAAAATATCAATTGAGAGCTGTGAATGCAAGGCAGTGTTACATGTACAATGCAGGATGTACTGCCTGCCCTTGAGGCCTCGGCCATCTGGTCGAGTtacttacacatatttttaataaatcaagTAAGCGAAACTGTCAGAGGAGTGGTATAAAATAAATGCCATAGGAAAGTAAGAGGGACAGACAAGTAACGGTTGAGTTAATCCAGCAGTCTTGTAAAAGAGAACGCAtcttgaaaaatggaatttttgagAGCTAAAGATAGAGAAGTCTGTATTCTACGAGGATAAGTATGTTCAATGACAAAAGGTGGAAAAACACAGTGGGTGTTTCAGGCATTGTGAATTCTCCAGTCGTAGAGAGTTTGTGAGAAATGGGAAAAACAGTTGAGAAAAGTACACTGGGCTTAAAACACAGAAAGTTTTGTTTGCCAGGCTAAATATCAACTCTGGACTAAGTAATTATCAGTCACAGAATCTTttgttttggaattttatttttcactatggtataaaattcaaaagatacaaaAGGATATACACCAAAAAAAACCACCTTCCTGCCCCATCACCCAGCCACCCAGCAGGCTCCCCTATGGGTGAGTAACATTATCAGGTCCTTATGTAGCAAGGGCTGTTTTTATGAAAGTGAAGATCTAACAGTAGGGTCTGGGATGGAACCTAaagtaaattctttaaaaattaattggtaTCATCAGCACTGAGTTGAGAAGAACGTTAAGTAAGGAGCTAATAATCAGAACGGGTAGGAAGACGGCGTGAGAAAGGTCCTTTGCTGCCACTTTTGTTCTTCTAGGAAGATTAACAGTCTtgagaaaattttaaggaaagtAAGAACCACTAACATTGTTTCTAGCGATTGTAGTTTGAATTAAAAGTTTGCTGTATCAATGGGAAGATTATTTCTTATCTTaagataaaaattcttttcctttgagaaaaagaataaaacattagcCTTAGCTCGATGTCAGTTGTCAATTGTATAATTTTATCTATCCCCTCCTAACAGCCACGTGTTGTGTATTACAGTACTCAATTGTTCCATTTACATTGAGATGTGCCAGGCATTACCAAAAAGTAGGAACATTTTTAGTTTCTCCTGGAAGCAGAGAATAAATGTGCaacttctattaaaaaataatttcggggcggccccatagccaagtgattaagttcacacgctccccttcagcggcccagggttcagatcccgggtgcagacgtggcactacTCACTAGGCCACGCtaaggcagagtcccacatgccacaacttgacagacccacaactaaaatatacaactatgtactgggggaatttggggagaaaaaaagcaggaaaaaaaagaaataatttcttagttGGGATTGTTGCTAGTAAGATTAACCAAATCAAAGGAACAAGTCAATCACTATGACAGCAGGCTGACCCACTATTGCCAGATACTCTGGGAGAAGCACCAGATGGTACCGTACCCTATGAACAAAGTAAATCGTGATGACCAACCATGCAACTGCAAGCCACATGGCagccggtgtgtgtgtgtgtgtgtgtgtgtgtgtgtgtgtgtgtgtgtgtactcatgCCTACACACACTTAATAATGTTGGGTTAGGGGAATAAAAGATGTATTcaatgaaaatgtctttgttttatgtAATTCCATCCTTTGTGAATTTAGATCACAATTATAGCACTATCCAGTATCTTGTACACagcaatatttaacaaatatttgcttattaACTGAAATTTCAAGGTTAATATCCAATTAAACTGTttttggcaatttaaaaaaaaagcataataccccactgcaaagaaaaaaaattctaaacagtTTTCCTGGATCACTTTGATAAAGGGTATTTTTGAGAGGCAAATTTATTTCCCATATTAaaggtttttaaacttttaaagtggCAATGGAGATTTTTAGTGAAAGCAAAGTGTTCAAATTGAATGCATTTTCTGCAAACACTTCATAAATAcagtttctttttataaagagaaaacacaaatgatgattcttaatgaaaataattctgcTGATAGTTTGAAAATGGCAGGTACAAACCTTGAATCATATCCCCAGTGCATAGCGTAGATTTTGGCTAGGTGACCCCTCAGCGTACGTCTCGTTCGCATTTGTATTCGACCCACGGAATCCATATTTGATGTGATCTTTAGAAAGCAACAGGAATGTTACTCTTTACCTCGTGCATAGCTCAGAAAATAATGTAAGTTAGCAACAATAGGCAAAAAAGCAGGtgtaaaacaaatttataatgactGAAAGTAATATAAATAATTCCACAGAGTTATTATAGGATCAATATATTGTTCAAGAAAAAGtatgattaattttaaatgatcCTATTTGGATCCCTTCCAGTGAGAATATCTTCTGTAGACCAGGAACTAAAAAGAACAGACACACCTCTCAACTTTAGCAAAAACCTAGCCACTAATTAAAATCTAATAGTAGATGATGAAAGGGtaaaacatttgtaattttaactGTGTTATAAGAAAGCCAGTTTTATATTTGTACAGCACATATTTCCTTAATAGAAATGACTAATATTAAACTAATGAAACCTTCATAAGAgtttatatcagaaaaataaaagcttaatcAGGACATATCAAAAAGAATCAGAAGCTACCCAAAAAGAAACATATACTGTATGAATCTACATATTTTTacagtgtttatttttccagaCTTCTATTTTAACAAGTATGCTTTAAAAAGCAGTTGTAGAGCATCAAAttacaaagtgtttttaaatagaGGCCTTTTTTCAACTGAATACTAATAAAAAGAATCTGAACCAGTTTCAAGCTGTTTCACATGAATtactaaaatgaattaaagaaaaaagaaatttacctgAATAAGCGTTGCATCATTACATGCTTTCCTGGCATCCTGAAGTAAAGAaagatgattataatacaattaGACATGGAAACCTCTAGATATGATCAAATATAATATTTGTATTGAAAATGTAGATTTGCAAATATACTTTTCACTGTACCAcatactcttttatttattttgtgtgtgtgaagattggccctaagctaacatctgttg is a window encoding:
- the GNB4 gene encoding guanine nucleotide-binding protein subunit beta-4; amino-acid sequence: MSELEQLRQEAEQLRNQIQDARKACNDATLIQITSNMDSVGRIQMRTRRTLRGHLAKIYAMHWGYDSRLLVSASQDGKLIIWDSYTTNKMHAIPLRSSWVMTCAYAPSGNYVACGGLDNICSIYNLKTREGNVRVSRELPGHTGYLSCCRFLDDSQIVTSSGDTTCALWDIETAQQTTMFTGHSGDVMSLSLSPDMRTFVSGACDASSKLWDIRDGMCRQSFTGHVSDINAVSFFPNGYAFATGSDDATCRLFDLRADQELLLYSHDNIICGITSVAFSKSGRLLLAGYDDFNCNVWDTLKGDRAGVLAGHDNRVSCLGVTDDGMAVATGSWDSFLRIWN